The Paenibacillus swuensis genome contains the following window.
GCCCCGCGGGCAGCCCTTGAAAGAACGTTCGAAAGATAATCATATTCCACACCGATATTAACGACGGAATGATGAATACCCAGAACGAGTTCATCAGGTTTAACTCACGCATCAGCAGGAACGTGGGAATTAATCCGCCGCTAAAGTACATGGTAATGATGCATACGACCATATAAAATTTACGGCCCATCAATTCTCTCTTCGATAACCCGTAAGCGAACACCGCGGTAAACAGAATCGACGTCAATGTGCCGACAACCGTCCGGATGACGGAAATCAGGAATCCGTTCAGCAACCTGGCGTCATTCAATACCACGCTGTAGTTCTCCAAGGTAAACGCTCTGGGCCAAAATGTAATTCCGCCTTTCGCGGTGTCCACGCCTTCATTAAGCGAGATGACGAGCGCGTTCCAGAACGGATAAAAGGTCGTGAAGGTTAGGAGCGCAAGCATGAAATAGATTGT
Protein-coding sequences here:
- a CDS encoding carbohydrate ABC transporter permease, which codes for MIRLTNGDRIMTVTIYFMLALLTFTTFYPFWNALVISLNEGVDTAKGGITFWPRAFTLENYSVVLNDARLLNGFLISVIRTVVGTLTSILFTAVFAYGLSKRELMGRKFYMVVCIITMYFSGGLIPTFLLMRELNLMNSFWVFIIPSLISVWNMIIFRTFFQGLPAGLEESAKIDGCGHWGTLFRIVIPLSGPVIATLALFTAVYHWNDWFLPSIYISNEKLLPIQTMLNQILNSNIMSEQVSQMDSAAQGRMSQMRSVTTKSLSMATMIVATVPIIAVYPFLQKYFVKGVLVGSLKE